In one Heteronotia binoei isolate CCM8104 ecotype False Entrance Well chromosome 1, APGP_CSIRO_Hbin_v1, whole genome shotgun sequence genomic region, the following are encoded:
- the SLC35A1 gene encoding CMP-sialic acid transporter, which produces MAPAKENVSLLLKLYYLTVMTLVAATYTVALRYTRTTGTVLYFSSTAVCIAEVIKLFLSLGILAKETGSLSKLLTSLRENVLGSPKELLKLSVPSVVYAIQNNMAFLALSNLDAAVYQVTYQLKIPCTALCTVLMLNRTLSKLQWFSVFMLCGGVTLVQWKPAQATKVQVEQSPLIGFGAIAVAVLCSGFAGVYFEKVLKSSDTSLWVRNIQMYLSGITVTLAGVYMYDGAQVIEKGFFNGYTHYVWFVIFLSSVGGLYTSIVVKYTDNIMKGFSAAAAIVLSTVASVILFGLQITLPFSFGALLVCISIYLYGLPRQDTMKIQPVETKVSKQNLVNV; this is translated from the exons AAAATGTCAGCTTGCTATTAAAACTGTACTACTTAACGGTGATGACCTTGGTGGCTGCAACCTACACAGTAGCTTTGCGATACACAAGAACGACAGGAACAGTTCTATACTTTTCAAGCACAGCCGTGTGTATCGCAGAAGTTATCAAGCTATTTCTAAGTTTGGGCATTTTAGCAAA AGAGACTGGAAGCCTGAGTAAATTGTTAACTTCTTTAAGAGAAAATGTGTTGGGCAGTCCTAAAGAACTACTCAAATTAAGCGTTCCATCTGTTGTGTATGCcattcagaacaacatggctttTCTGGCTCTTAGCAATTTGGATGCAGCAGTTTACCAG GTCACCTACCAATTGAAGATCCCATGCACGGCCTTGTGTACAGTCTTAATGCTGAACCGCACTCTCAGTAAACTGCAGTGGTTCTCAGTCTTTATGTTGTGTGGTGGAGTTACACTTGTTCAGTGGAAACCAGCTCAAGCTACAAAAGTTCAG GTGGAGCAGAGTCCATTGATAGGCTTTGGTGCAATAGCAGTGGCTGTTTTATGCTCAGGATTTGCAG gaGTATATTTTGAGAAGGTGCTGAAGAGTTCAGATACATCTTTATGGGTCAGGAACATTCAGATGTACCTCTCTGGAATTACTGTGACCTTAGCTGGTGTCTACATGTACGATGGAGCTCAAGTAAtagagaagggtttttttaatggcTATACACATTACGTCTGGTTTGTCATAT TTCTTTCAAGCGTTGGAGGCCTCTACACTTCCATTGTTGTTAAATACACAGATAACATCATGAAAGGGTTTTCTGCAGCCGCTGCCATTGTTCTCTCTACAGTTGCATCAGTCATCCTCTTTGGCTTACAGATAA CTCTTCCATTCTCTTTTGGTGCTCTTCTTGTATGCATTTCAATCTATCTGTATGGGCTGCCTCGACAAGACACTATGAAAATCCAGCCAGTGGAAACAAAGGTGTCAAAACAGAATCTTGTTAACGTCTGA